The following proteins are encoded in a genomic region of Loxodonta africana isolate mLoxAfr1 chromosome 27, mLoxAfr1.hap2, whole genome shotgun sequence:
- the LOC135228775 gene encoding uncharacterized protein LOC135228775: MVIVSAIKRYIVFPWKNVKYYNTEDQVYIYIYYYIYTYAYSYAYSYIYVYIYIYININIYNYTYTYSYTYGYIYTYTISISTTAAPAPATSTTASTSTLTITAPATSTTKSTSTPTTIAPATSTSKSMSTPTITSTSTTTSTSTSTSTSTITSTTTSTSTTTSTSTTTSTPTTTSTSTATSMSTSTTTPTSTTTSTTTSTSTTTPTATSTTRSTATTTSTSTSTTTCTSTSISTSITMHQKRKG, from the exons ATGGTTATAGTTAGTGCCATTAAGCGCTACATTGTATTTCCCTGGAAGAATGTTAAATACTACAACACTGAGGACCAG GTCTACATCTACATCTACTACTACATCTACACCTACGCCTACAGCTACGCCTACAGCTACATCTATGTCTACATCTACATCTACATCAACATCAACATCTACAACTACACCTACACCTACAGCTACACCTACGGCTACATCTACACCTACACTATATCTATATCTACAACTGCAGCTCCAGCTCCAGCTACATCTACAACTGCATCTACATCTACACTTACAATTACAGCTCCAGCTACATCTACAACTAAATCTACATCTACACCTACAACTATAGCTCCAGCTACATCTACATCTAAATCTATGTCTACACCTACAATTACATCTACATCTACAACTACATCTACGTCTACATCTACATCTACGTCTACAATTACATCTACAACTACATCAACATCTACAACTACATCTACGTCTACAACTACTTCTACACCTACAACTACATCTACGTCTACAGCTACATCTATGTCTACATCTACAACTACACCTACATCTACAACTACATCTACAACTACATCAACATCTACAACTACACCTACAGCTACATCTACAACTAGATCTACGGCTACAACTACATCCACAAGTACATCTACAACTACATGTACGTCTACATCTATATCTACATCTATAACTATGCATCAGAAAAGAAAGGGATGA